In Deinococcus sedimenti, the genomic stretch TACGACGAGTACGCGGTGCACAGCCTGGAGCACGGGGCAGTCTGGGTGTCCTACAGGCCGGATGTGGCGACCAGTCAGGTGTTACAACTCCGCGAGGTCTTGGACGGCCGGACCTACACCCTGCTCTCGCCCCACGAGACGCAAAAGGCGCCCATCGTGCTCAGCGCGTGGAACAAGCAGTTGGAGGTGCAAGACGCTTCGGACCCCCGGATCAAAGCGTTCGTCCAGACCTATGAGCAGGGCGGTGAAGCACCCGAGATTGGAGCCTCATGCAGCGGCGCGTACGACGACACGGTCTGAT encodes the following:
- a CDS encoding DUF3105 domain-containing protein → MKRLLLLALTAFLAACNQTGGEIEGVKSFKFEGGAHKPGRLEYAQRPPAGGEHNSAWQNCGVYERPIYDEYAVHSLEHGAVWVSYRPDVATSQVLQLREVLDGRTYTLLSPHETQKAPIVLSAWNKQLEVQDASDPRIKAFVQTYEQGGEAPEIGASCSGAYDDTV